A genomic region of Raphanus sativus cultivar WK10039 chromosome 6, ASM80110v3, whole genome shotgun sequence contains the following coding sequences:
- the LOC130495981 gene encoding putative cyclic nucleotide-gated ion channel 19 produces the protein MASPNENDEVSIAEATSRPHTRAFNFKNRSVSLSDSTYSVDGCDNSKVALGYTVPIRTQRRPPGPHRPESLFPPSTEPPDSSSIVDVPFEDESALKNGNLLKSGQLGMCNEPCCTTCPSYYNHQAAEFHTSIVSDSRFHTALYDDARGWAKRFASSVSRCVPGIMNPHSKFVQAWTRFLAFSCLMAIFIDPTFVFLLLIRHDNKCIEIDWSKTNVLVSLRSMFDIIFFINILLQFRMAYVAPESRIVGAGQLVDHPRKIALNYLRGKFFLDMFIVLPIPQIMILSILPAHLGTSTAGSERHIIRSTFLVQYIPKLYRLLPLLAGQTPTGFIFESAWANFVINLLTFMLAGHAVGSCWYFSGLERVKKCLLHAGNNSVNERRNLIDCARGNIYASASLQALWRDSPSVNACFQEGGFSYGIYVKAVNLTTQPSIFTRFSYSIFWGFQQISTLAGNLSPSYSVGEVFFTMGIIGLGLLLFARLIGNMHNFLQALDRRRMEMMLRRRDVEQWMSHRLLPEDIRKRVREAERFNWAATRGVNEELLFENMPEDLRRDTKRHLFKFLKKVRIFSLMDESILDSIRERLKQRTYISSSTVLHRRGLVEKMVFIVRGEMESIGQDGSVLTLSEGDVCGEELLTWCLERSSVNPDGRSVKLPLKGLVSNRSVRCVTNVEAFSLSVADLEDVTSLFSRFLRSHRVLGAIRYESLYWRLRAATQIQVAWRYRRRRLHRLYTAQSTSHR, from the exons ATGGCTTCCCCAAACGAAAACGACGAAGTTTCCATTGCAGAAGCAACATCTCGTCCTCACACCAGGGCTTTCAATTTCAAGAACCGTAGCGTTTCCCTTTCAGATTCAACTTATTCAGTTGACGGATGTGACAACTCAAAGGTGGCTTTAGGCTACACAGTCCCTATTCGAACACAGAGAAGACCACCTGGTCCTCATAGACCTGAGTCTCTCTTTCCTCCTTCTACTGAACCTCCTGATTCCTCCTCTATAGTTGATGTTCCATTTGAAGATGAATCCGCCTTGAAAAATGGAAATCTCTTGAAGTCTGGACAACTAGGGATGTGTAATGAACCTTGCTGTACCACTTGTCCTTCTTACTACAACCACCAAGCTGCTGAATTTCACACTTCCATAGTTTCTGACTCCAGG ttccaCACTGCTCTGTATGATGATGCTAGAGGTTGGGCTAAGCGATTTGCTTCCTCTGTTAGTAGATGCGTACCTGGAATCATGAATCCTCATTCAAAATTCGTACAAGCCTGGACTAGATTCCTAGCCTTTTCATGCTTGATGGCTATTTTTATAGATCCCACCTTCGTCTTCCTCTTATTAATCCGACAT GACAACAAATGCATAGAGATTGATTGGAGTAAGACTAACGTACTTGTGTCTCTTAGAAGTATGTTTGATATTATATTCTTCATTAACATTCTGCTTCAG TTTCGAATGGCCTATGTAGCTCCTGAGTCTAGAATAGTTGGTGCTGGCCAGTTAGTTGATCATCCAAGAAAAATTGCTCTCAATTACTTGCGAGGCAAGTTTTTTCTTGACATGTTCATAGTGTTGCCCATTCCACAG ATAATGATATTATCGATATTACCAGCACACTTGGGCACATCCACGGCAGGATCTGAGAGACACATTATACGCAGCACATTTCTAGTACAATACATTCCAAAGTTATATaggcttcttcctcttcttgctGGCCAAACACCGACCGGCTTCATATTTGAGTCGGCTTGGGCTAATTTTGTTATTAACCTTCTAACCTTCATGCTTGCTGGTCATGCTGTTGGATCTTGCTGGTATTTTTCAGGACTTGAG AGAGTAAAGAAGTGCTTGTTGCATGCTGGGAATAACTCGGTGAATGAACGTAGGAATCTTATAGATTGTGCTCGTGGGAACATCTACGCATCAGCGTCCCTACAAGCTCTCTGGAGAGATAGTCCAAGTGTCAATGCTTGTTTTCAAGAGGGTGGTTTTTCGTATGGGATCTATGTGAAGGCAGTGAATCTTACTACTCAACCTAGTATCTTCACAAGATTCAGTTACTCTATATTTTGGGGATTCCAG CAAATCAGCACGCTTGCTGGAAACCTATCACCAAGTTACTCAGTGGGGGAGGTTTTCTTTACAATGGGTATCATTGGACTAGGGCTTTTACTTTTTGCACGGCTTATTGGTAATATGCACAACTTTCTTCAAGCTCTTGATCGAAG GAGGATGGAAATGATGCTGAGACGGCGTGACGTGGAGCAGTGGATGAGCCATAGACTGTTGCCAGAAGATATAAGAAA GAGGGTGCGAGAGGCAGAGCGGTTCAACTGGGCAGCGACTAGAGGAGTTAACGAGGAATTGCTCTTTGAGAATATGCCTGAAGATCTCCGGAGAGATACAAAACGTCATCTCTTCAAATTTCTCAAGAAG GTGAGAATATTCTCGCTGATGGATGAATCAATCTTAGACTCAATACGGGAGAGGCTGAAACAGAGGACGTACATAAGTAGTAGCACGGTGTTGCACCGCAGAGGTCTAGTTGAGAAAATGGTATTCATAGTGAGAGGTGAGATGGAGAGCATTGGACAAGACGGTTCTGTCCTTACTTTATCAGAAGGTGATGTATGTGGTGAAGAACTTCTCACTTGGTGCCTCGAACGCTCTTCTGTAAACCCTG ATGGGAGGAGCGTAAAGTTGCCGCTAAAGGGGTTGGTTAGCAACAGAAGTGTTAGATGCGTGACAAACGTGGAGGCGTTTTCTCTGAGTGTAGCAGATCTTGAAGACGTAACGAGCTTGTTTTCGAGATTCCTACGGAGCCATCGAGTGCTAGGGGCCATAAGATACGAGTCTCTGTATTGGAGGCTACGAGCAGCTACGCAAATACAAGTGGCTTGGAGATACCGAAGGAGACGACTTCACAGATTATACACTGCTCAGTCAACTTCCCACCGATAG
- the LOC108806547 gene encoding probable cyclic nucleotide-gated ion channel 20, chloroplastic — protein sequence MASPKEKDDAPMLPISDTSRTRPFTSRSRSVSLSNTCSTIDGFDSSTVVLGYTGPLRAQRRPPSGQMSGPLSSTRTPEPLFLLPPPSDSVGVSSSQPEGYPSFTTLQHKNSDEEFVLKHANLLRSGQLGMCNDPYCTTCPSYYNRKATQIPSSRVSAFFDSKFHNALYDDAKGWARRFATSANRRLPGIMNPHSKFVQSWTKFFALSCLLAIFIDPLFFFLILVKQNDKCIVIDWPMAKAFVAVRSATDVLFSVNILLQFRLAYVAPESTVVGAGQLVAHPRKIARHYFRGKFLLDLFIVMPLPQILILWIIPEHLGASGANYAKNLLRAAVLFQYIPKLYRLLPFLAGQTPTGFIFESAWANFVINLLTFMLAGHVVGSCWYLFGLQRVNQCLRDACGNSDHECRNLIDCGRGDSYEAFAAWKGNASASACFQEDGFPYGIYKKVVNLTNHTSLFTRYSYSLFWGFQQISTLAGNQEPSYFLGEVFFTMGIIGLGLLLFALLIGNMQNFLQALGRRNLEMTLRRRDVEQWMSHRRLPEGIRKRVREAERFNWAATRGVNEELLFENMPDDLQRDIRRHLFIFLKKVRIFSLMDESILDAIRERLKQRTYISSSTVLHRGGLVEKMVFIVRGEMESIGEDGSILPLSEGDVCGEELLTWCLERSAVNPDGTRIRMPSKGLLSNRNVRCVTNVEAFSLSVADLEDVTSLFSRFLRNPRVQGAIRYESPYWRLRAARQIQVAWRYRRRRLHRLYTAQSSYSL from the exons ATGGCTTCCCCCAAGGAGAAAGATGATGCCCCCATGCTTCCAATCTCAGACACGTCTCGTACTAGGCCTTTCACTTCCAGGTCTCGTAGCGTTTCCCTCTCAAACACTTGTTCCACCATCGACGGGTTCGACAGCTCCACTGTGGTTTTAGGCTACACAGGTCCTCTCCGAGCCCAGAGACGACCTCCTTCAGGTCAAATGAGTGGTCCTCTTTCCTCTACTCGCACTCCTGAGCCTCTCTTTCTTCTCCCACCTCCTTCTGATTCAGTTGGTGTCTCCTCGTCACAGCCGGAAGGGTATCCTTCTTTCACTACTCTCCAACATAAAAACTCAGACGAGGAGTTCGTGTTGAAACACGCAAATCTCTTGAGGTCTGGACAGTTAGGTATGTGTAATGATCCTTACTGTACCACTTGTCCTTCTTATTACAACCGCAAAGCTACCCAAATCCCCAGTTCCAGAGTTTCTGCCTTCTTTGACTCCAAG TTCCACAATGCTCTGTATGATGATGCTAAAGGCTGGGCTAGGCGGTTTGCTACATCTGCTAATAGACGCTTACCAGGAATCATGAATCCTCACTCCAAATTCGTTCAGAGCTGGACTAAGTTCTTTGCCCTCTCATGCTTGTTGGCTATTTTCAtagatcctctcttcttctttctcataTTAGTCAAAcag AATGACAAATGCATTGTGATTGATTGGCCGATGGCCAAAGCATTTGTAGCTGTTAGAAGTGCAACAGATGTTTTATTCTCTGTAAACATTCTGCTTCAG TTCCGGTTGGCCTATGTAGCTCCTGAGTCTACAGTTGTTGGTGCTGGCCAGTTAGTTGCTCATCCAAGAAAAATTGCCCGGCATTACTTTAGAGGAAAGTTTTTACTAGACTTATTCATTGTAATGCCACTTCCACAG ATATTGATATTATGGATAATACCAGAACACTTGGGTGCTTCTGGGGCAAACTATGCGAAAAACCTTTTACGCGCTGCAGTTCTTTTCCAGTACATTCCAAAGTTGTATAGACTACTACCATTTCTTGCTGGCCAAACACCTACAGGCTTTATATTTGAGTCTGCTTGGGCTAATTTTGTTATTAATCTTCTCACCTTCATGCTTGCTGGTCATGTTGTTGGCTCTTGCTGGTATCTTTTTGGTCTGCAG AGAGTTAATCAGTGCCTACGAGATGCTTGCGGTAACTCTGATCATGAATGTAGAAATCTTATAGACTGTGGTCGTGGAGATAGCTATGAAGCGTTTGCTGCGTGGAAAGGTAACGCAAGTGCAAGTGCTTGTTTTCAAGAGGATGGTTTTCCTTATGGAATCTACAAGAAGGTAGTCAATCTCACCAATCATACTAGCCTCTTCACAAGATATAGTTATTCTCTTTTCTGGGGGTTTCAG CAAATCAGCACGCTTGCTGGAAACCAAGAACCAAGTTACTTTCTTGGGGAGGTCTTCTTTACCATGGGAATTATCGGTCTGGGGCTATTGCTTTTTGCGCTTCTTATTGGTAATATGCAGAACTTCCTTCAAGCTCTTGGTCGAAG GAATCTTGAAATGACGCTGAGACGGCGTGATGTAGAGCAATGGATGAGCCATAGAAGGTTGCCAGAAGGTATAAGAAA GAGGGTACGAGAGGCAGAGCGGTTCAACTGGGCTGCTACTAGAGGAGTTAATGAAGAATTGCTATTTGAGAATATGCCTGATGACCTTCAAAGAGATATAAGACGACACCTCTTCATATTTCTCAAGAAG GTGAGGATATTTTCGTTAATGGATGAATCAATCTTAGATGCCATCCGTGAGAGGCTGAAACAGAGGACATACATAAGTAGTAGCACAGTCTTGCACCGTGGAGGTCTAGTTGAGAAAATGGTATTTATAGTGAGAGGTGAGATGGAGAGCATTGGTGAAGACGGTTCTATTCTTCCTTTATCAGAAGGAGACGTTTGTGGTGAAGAGCTCCTCACTTGGTGCCTTGAACGATCTGCTGTTAATCCTG ATGGGACGAGGATAAGAATGCCATCAAAGGGATTGCTAAGCAACAGAAATGTTAGGTGTGTGACAAACGTGGAGGCATTTTCCCTGAGTGTAGCAGATCTTGAAGACGTAACAAGCTTGTTCTCGAGATTCTTAAGGAATCCTAGAGTGCAAGGAGCCATTAGGTATGAATCTCCATATTGGAGGCTAAGAGCAGCTAGGCAGATTCAGGTGGCTTGGAGATACCGAAGGAGACGGCTTCATAGATTGTACACTGCTCAGTCTAGTTACAGCCTTTAG